One stretch of Magnetococcales bacterium DNA includes these proteins:
- a CDS encoding translation initiation factor IF-3, translated as MMRDRSNPQTDDSTRVNEQIRVPEVRLIDENAQQVGIVPRHIALSRAIEAGLDLVEVAPNAKPPVCKIMDFTKFKYQKSVRERQARKKQTRIEIKEIKFRPGTDTHDYEVKLRKIKKFLDSGDKVKCTIRFRGREMAHQQLGLALLRRVEADLGELGKVEQSPKLLGRQLTMVVAPTLQPRERDKEE; from the coding sequence ATGATGCGAGACAGGTCAAACCCTCAGACCGATGATTCCACCCGAGTCAACGAACAGATTCGGGTACCTGAGGTTCGCCTGATCGACGAAAATGCACAGCAAGTCGGAATTGTCCCTCGGCACATTGCGCTCTCACGCGCCATTGAGGCTGGACTGGATCTTGTGGAGGTGGCACCCAATGCCAAACCTCCGGTTTGCAAGATCATGGACTTTACCAAGTTCAAGTATCAAAAATCAGTCCGGGAGAGACAGGCGCGCAAGAAACAAACGCGCATTGAGATCAAAGAGATTAAATTCCGACCCGGTACCGATACCCACGACTATGAAGTCAAGCTTCGGAAAATCAAAAAGTTTCTTGATTCCGGGGATAAGGTCAAGTGTACCATCCGCTTCCGTGGACGGGAGATGGCCCATCAGCAATTGGGGCTGGCTCTGTTGCGGCGGGTGGAAGCCGACCTGGGGGAGTTGGGAAAAGTGGAGCAGTCACCCAAACTCCTGGGCCGACAGTTGACCATGGTTGTTGCCCCGACGCTGCAACCCCGGGAACGGGACAAAGAAGAGTAG